From one Anopheles cruzii chromosome 3, idAnoCruzAS_RS32_06, whole genome shotgun sequence genomic stretch:
- the LOC128273415 gene encoding barrier-to-autointegration factor, whose product MSSTSQKHRNFVAEPMGEKPVTELAGVGDVLGKRLEAAGFDRAYTVLGQYLILKKDAELFKEWMKDTCGANSKQAADCYQCLSDWCEEFL is encoded by the coding sequence ATGTCGAGCACATCCCAGAAGCATCGTAACTTTGTAGCCGAACCGATGGGCGAAAAGCCCGTCACGGAACTGGCCGGGGTTGGCGACGTTTTGGGAAAGAGGCTAGAGGCGGCCGGTTTCGACCGGGCGTACACGGTGCTCGGCCAGTACCTAATCCTAAAGAAAGACGCCGAACTGTTTAAGGAATGGATGAAGGATACGTGCGGGGCAAACTCGAAACAGGCGGCCGACTGTTACCAATGTTTAAGTGACTGGTGTGAAGAGTTTTTGTAA